The Candidatus Binatia bacterium genomic sequence TCGTATAGTAAGGAGTTTGCGGCGGCACGGAGTGGCAGAAACAGTAATCAAGTCCGCTGTCCAAGAGTCACAGTCGGACCTAACTCAGCGCTCCACCCGACGGCGGGCAGGAGGCCATTCGGGGTGATTGCGGGGTCCCAGTTTGCCCGCCGCGGGTGAGCTTGGCCGTTCAGCGCATCAATTCGCCGGCGTTCACCAGCAGGCTCTGGCCGGTGATCATGCGGGCGCGGTCGGAGCAGAAGAAGATCACCGCGTCGGCCACCGCTTCGTCGGGCGGGATCTCCCCGAGCGGCATGTTGGCGGTGATGCCGCGGACGATCTCGTCCTCGGGAACGCCGCGCTCCTGCGCCTGCCACTTCACGAAGATCTCCACCGGCGGCCCCCACATCCACGTCGGCACCACCATGTTCACACGGATCTTGTCGGGCCCCAGCTCCTTCGCCATGTAGTACATCGCCGACAGTAGCGCGCCTTTGGAGGCTCCGTACGCCATCTGCGGCAACTGCGGTTTGTACATCGCCTGCGTGCCGATGAGCACCACCGAGCCGCCACCGCGAGCCCGGAGATGCGGCGCGGCGGCTTCGACCACCTGGACGGAACCGAT encodes the following:
- a CDS encoding SDR family oxidoreductase produces the protein MLLKNKTVVISGVGLGLGKEIAAAALRDGASVVMGARTEDKLRDIASELDPSGKRVACCRTNITDPKQCGALMKTAVDRFGGVDAVVQVAAFELISSTLESTSNDEWSKSFNTNVIGSVQVVEAAAPHLRARGGGSVVLIGTQAMYKPQLPQMAYGASKGALLSAMYYMAKELGPDKIRVNMVVPTWMWGPPVEIFVKWQAQERGVPEDEIVRGITANMPLGEIPPDEAVADAVIFFCSDRARMITGQSLLVNAGELMR